A genome region from Jeongeupia sp. HS-3 includes the following:
- the folC gene encoding bifunctional tetrahydrofolate synthase/dihydrofolate synthase, with amino-acid sequence MSRFDADTLDAWLTHLEGLHHTEIDMGLARVEAVRAAMGMLPAFPLMTVGGTNGKGSVCAFLSTTLSAAGYRVGTFTSPHLLHYNERIAIDLAPVADEAIVAAFRAIEAARGDISLTYFEFGTLAAMHCFMAAGVDIAVLEVGLGGRLDAVNIFDADVAGVVSIDLDHEAYLGSDREAIGFEKAGIFRRDRPAFCADPNPPQRLIDHAAAVGAPLQLLGRDFGYQREAEGNQWMCWTSEQRRYALPLPALRGAYQLGNAALAIAMLDTLRERLPVSIGQVKRGLLEVEWPGRCQVLPGRPQVVLDVAHNPHAAKALASALDQMGFAANRHAVFGMMADKDIAGVVALLKDRIDHWHLAAPQLPRAATADVLADVIATAAPQATLTRYDSIAAAWQGAVRQAGDNDRILAFGSFYTVAEVLAARGR; translated from the coding sequence ATGTCCCGGTTTGACGCCGACACGCTCGACGCCTGGTTGACGCACCTGGAAGGCTTGCATCACACGGAAATCGACATGGGTTTGGCCCGTGTCGAGGCGGTGCGTGCTGCAATGGGCATGCTGCCGGCGTTTCCACTGATGACGGTCGGCGGTACCAATGGCAAAGGCTCGGTTTGTGCTTTCCTGTCGACCACGCTGAGCGCGGCCGGCTATCGCGTCGGCACGTTCACCTCGCCGCATCTGCTGCATTACAACGAGCGCATCGCGATTGATTTGGCGCCGGTGGCAGATGAAGCCATTGTCGCCGCATTCCGGGCGATCGAAGCCGCGCGCGGCGATATTTCGTTGACGTATTTCGAGTTCGGCACGCTGGCGGCGATGCATTGCTTTATGGCCGCCGGTGTCGATATCGCGGTGCTCGAAGTGGGCCTGGGTGGCCGGCTTGATGCGGTGAATATTTTCGACGCCGATGTGGCCGGTGTCGTCAGCATCGATCTGGATCATGAGGCCTATCTGGGTAGCGATCGAGAGGCTATCGGCTTCGAGAAGGCCGGGATTTTCCGGCGGGATCGCCCGGCGTTCTGTGCCGATCCGAACCCGCCGCAACGGCTGATCGATCACGCCGCGGCGGTTGGCGCGCCGCTGCAATTGCTCGGCCGCGATTTCGGCTATCAGCGCGAGGCCGAAGGTAATCAGTGGATGTGCTGGACCTCGGAGCAGCGCCGCTACGCTTTGCCCTTGCCGGCGCTGCGCGGTGCCTATCAGCTTGGCAATGCGGCGTTGGCGATTGCGATGCTCGACACCCTGCGCGAGCGTTTGCCGGTGTCTATCGGCCAGGTCAAACGCGGCTTGCTTGAGGTTGAATGGCCGGGACGTTGCCAGGTATTGCCGGGACGCCCGCAAGTGGTGCTGGATGTCGCGCATAATCCGCATGCGGCCAAGGCATTGGCGTCGGCACTTGATCAGATGGGTTTCGCTGCCAATCGGCACGCCGTATTCGGCATGATGGCGGACAAGGACATTGCCGGTGTTGTGGCCTTGTTGAAAGACAGGATCGACCACTGGCATCTGGCCGCGCCGCAATTGCCGCGCGCGGCGACTGCCGATGTGCTGGCCGATGTAATCGCGACGGCGGCGCCTCAGGCCACGCTAACGCGTTATGATTCGATCGCGGCGGCTTGGCAGGGCGCCGTACGGCAGGCTGGGGATAATGATAGAATCCTCGCCTTTGGCTCCTTCTACACCGTGGCTGAAGTTCTGGCTGCGCGTGGGCGTTGA
- the accD gene encoding acetyl-CoA carboxylase, carboxyltransferase subunit beta — MSWLQKLLPPKIKSREPGTKSAVPEGLWHKCSACGAVLYRTDLENNLDVCPKCSYHNRVSARRRIDLLLDAEGRFEIGAEVQPVDILKFKANKRYSEQLDGFRKSSDEDEALIVVQGAMQTVPVVLAVFEYGFVNGSMGSVVGERFVRGVKTALENNLPFICIAASGGARMQEGLNSLMQMAKTSAILTKLADQRLPFISILVDPTMGGVSASFAFLGDVVIAEPGALIGFAGPRVIEQTVRETLPEGFQRSEFLLEKGAIDRIVDRREMRQQLVQLLTLLQKQPAVSA; from the coding sequence ATGAGTTGGTTGCAGAAACTCCTGCCTCCGAAGATCAAGAGCCGTGAGCCCGGCACCAAGTCTGCCGTCCCGGAAGGGCTGTGGCACAAGTGCTCGGCTTGCGGTGCAGTGCTGTACCGTACCGACCTCGAGAATAACCTCGACGTTTGCCCCAAGTGCAGCTACCACAACCGGGTCTCGGCGCGTCGCCGCATCGATCTGCTGCTCGACGCCGAAGGGCGTTTCGAGATCGGCGCCGAAGTGCAGCCCGTCGACATCCTCAAGTTCAAGGCCAACAAGCGCTATAGCGAGCAGCTTGATGGCTTCCGAAAGAGTTCGGACGAGGATGAGGCGCTGATCGTGGTGCAAGGTGCCATGCAGACCGTGCCGGTGGTGCTGGCGGTGTTCGAATACGGTTTCGTCAACGGTTCGATGGGTTCGGTCGTCGGCGAGCGTTTCGTGCGCGGCGTGAAGACTGCGCTCGAAAACAACCTGCCGTTCATCTGTATTGCCGCTTCCGGTGGCGCGCGGATGCAGGAAGGCCTGAATTCGCTGATGCAGATGGCCAAGACCTCGGCCATCCTCACCAAGCTGGCCGATCAGCGCCTGCCGTTTATTTCGATCCTGGTCGATCCGACCATGGGTGGCGTATCGGCTTCGTTCGCCTTCCTGGGCGACGTTGTGATCGCCGAACCGGGTGCGCTGATCGGTTTCGCCGGCCCGCGCGTGATCGAGCAAACCGTGCGCGAAACGTTGCCCGAAGGCTTCCAGCGCTCGGAATTTCTGCTTGAGAAAGGCGCGATCGACCGTATCGTTGACCGCCGCGAAATGCGCCAGCAGCTGGTGCAGTTGCTGACCTTGCTGCAAAAGCAACCGGCGGTGAGTGCCTGA
- the trpA gene encoding tryptophan synthase subunit alpha — MSRIQKTFEALKADGRQALIPFITAGDPRPGITVELMHALVQGGADVIELGVPFSDPMADGPVIQRASERALVHGVRLRDVLGMVAEFRKTDATTPVVLMGYANPVEAMGYEPFAKAAVAAGVDGVLTVDLPPEEAEACVAVFKQYGIDQIFLLAPTTPVSRVQAVERLASGYVYYVSLKGVTGAATLDVANVAAKLAELRAHLSVPIGVGFGIRDAESARAVAAVADAVVIGSRLVQEVEAGEAGLADRLTEFLASVRAAMDTARR, encoded by the coding sequence ATGTCCCGAATCCAGAAGACCTTCGAGGCGCTCAAGGCCGATGGCCGTCAGGCGTTGATCCCTTTCATCACCGCCGGCGATCCGCGCCCCGGTATCACCGTTGAACTGATGCACGCGCTGGTGCAGGGCGGTGCCGACGTGATCGAACTCGGCGTGCCGTTTTCCGATCCGATGGCCGACGGCCCGGTGATTCAGCGTGCTTCCGAGCGTGCGCTGGTACACGGCGTCCGCTTGCGCGATGTGCTTGGCATGGTGGCCGAGTTCCGTAAGACCGACGCTACGACGCCGGTGGTGTTGATGGGCTATGCCAACCCGGTCGAGGCGATGGGTTACGAGCCGTTTGCCAAGGCTGCGGTCGCCGCCGGGGTGGATGGCGTGCTCACGGTCGATTTGCCGCCCGAAGAGGCCGAAGCATGCGTTGCTGTCTTCAAGCAATACGGGATCGACCAGATTTTCCTGTTGGCACCGACGACGCCTGTCAGCCGTGTTCAGGCGGTTGAGCGTTTGGCCAGTGGCTATGTCTACTATGTTTCGCTCAAGGGCGTGACCGGCGCGGCCACGCTGGATGTGGCGAATGTTGCAGCCAAGCTGGCCGAACTGCGGGCGCATCTGTCCGTGCCGATTGGTGTCGGCTTTGGTATTCGCGATGCCGAGTCGGCGCGTGCCGTTGCCGCAGTGGCCGATGCAGTGGTGATTGGTTCGCGGCTGGTGCAGGAAGTCGAGGCCGGCGAGGCCGGGCTGGCGGACCGATTGACGGAATTCCTTGCCAGCGTCCGCGCTGCGATGGATACTGCGCGCCGCTGA
- the trpB gene encoding tryptophan synthase subunit beta, protein MNDKLRYNQPDALGHFGQHGGIFVAETLMPALDELRVEYEKAIADPAFMAEYHYELKHYVGRPSPIYHAKRLSEQLGGAQIYLKREDLNHTGAHKVNNTIGQALLARRMGKKRVIAETGAGQHGVATATVAARYGLECVVYMGAEDVARQSPNVYRMKLLGATVVPVSSGSKTLKDAMNEAMRDWVTNVDSTYYIIGTCAGPHPYPTLVRDFQCVIGEEAKVQMPEMIGRQPDAVIACVGGGSNAIGIFHPYVDVPGVRLIGVEAGGDGVETGRHAAPLTSEAKIGVLHGQRSYLMQDEDGQIVETHSVSAGLDYPGVGPEHSHLKDIGRAEYVAINDDEALKAFHDLCRYEGIIPALESSHALAHAIKIAPTMAKDQVLLVNLSGRGDKDIPTIAKREGIQL, encoded by the coding sequence ATGAACGATAAGCTTCGCTACAACCAACCCGACGCACTGGGCCATTTCGGCCAGCATGGCGGTATTTTCGTTGCCGAAACGCTGATGCCGGCGCTTGACGAGTTGCGCGTCGAATACGAGAAGGCCATTGCCGATCCGGCATTCATGGCCGAATACCATTACGAACTCAAGCATTACGTCGGTCGTCCGAGCCCGATTTACCATGCCAAGCGCCTGTCCGAGCAGCTCGGCGGCGCACAAATCTATCTGAAGCGCGAAGACCTGAATCACACCGGCGCGCACAAGGTGAACAACACGATCGGCCAGGCCTTGCTGGCCCGCCGCATGGGCAAGAAGCGCGTGATCGCCGAAACCGGTGCTGGCCAGCATGGCGTCGCCACCGCGACCGTGGCGGCGCGTTACGGTCTTGAGTGTGTGGTCTACATGGGTGCCGAAGATGTCGCGCGCCAGTCGCCGAACGTGTACCGGATGAAGCTGCTGGGCGCGACGGTCGTGCCGGTGTCGTCGGGCAGCAAAACACTGAAAGACGCGATGAACGAGGCCATGCGTGACTGGGTCACCAATGTGGATTCCACCTACTACATCATCGGCACCTGTGCCGGCCCGCATCCTTATCCGACGCTGGTGCGCGACTTCCAATGCGTGATCGGCGAAGAGGCCAAGGTACAGATGCCCGAGATGATCGGCCGTCAGCCCGACGCGGTGATTGCCTGCGTCGGCGGTGGCTCGAACGCCATCGGTATTTTCCATCCTTATGTCGACGTGCCGGGCGTGCGCCTGATCGGCGTTGAAGCCGGTGGCGATGGGGTCGAAACGGGTCGCCATGCCGCGCCGCTGACGTCCGAAGCCAAGATCGGCGTGCTGCACGGTCAGCGCTCCTATTTGATGCAGGACGAGGATGGCCAGATCGTCGAGACGCATTCGGTGTCCGCCGGTCTCGACTACCCGGGCGTCGGCCCTGAGCACAGCCACCTGAAGGACATCGGTCGCGCGGAGTATGTGGCGATCAACGACGACGAAGCGCTGAAGGCTTTCCACGACCTGTGCCGTTACGAGGGCATCATTCCGGCGCTCGAATCGAGTCATGCGCTGGCGCATGCGATCAAGATCGCGCCGACGATGGCCAAGGATCAGGTGTTGCTCGTCAACCTGTCCGGTCGCGGCGACAAGGATATTCCGACCATCGCCAAGCGCGAAGGCATCCAGCTCTGA
- a CDS encoding phosphoribosylanthranilate isomerase has translation MMPRIKICGLRDVETAVATARLGADAIGLVFYAPSPRCVSAKSAAAITAALPAFVSSVGLFVDADPAFVRDVLKQVPLDLLQFHGDESPDYCRQFGRPYIKALRVKPNTDLVEYAERYDDARGLLVDAYVPGVPGGTGEAFDWAIVPRDLPLPLILSGGLHPGNAAQAVKQVRPWALDVSSGVESTKGVKDLAKVAAFIRAVHLAATETTDER, from the coding sequence ATGATGCCACGCATCAAAATCTGCGGCTTGCGCGATGTTGAAACCGCCGTTGCAACCGCCAGGTTGGGGGCCGATGCCATCGGACTGGTGTTCTACGCACCCAGCCCGCGCTGCGTTTCGGCCAAGTCCGCTGCGGCTATAACCGCCGCCTTGCCGGCGTTCGTGAGTAGTGTCGGCCTGTTCGTCGATGCCGATCCGGCCTTCGTTCGTGATGTACTCAAGCAGGTGCCGCTGGATCTGCTGCAGTTCCACGGTGACGAGTCGCCGGACTACTGCCGGCAATTCGGTCGTCCCTATATCAAGGCACTCAGGGTAAAACCTAATACGGATTTGGTAGAATACGCTGAGCGCTATGACGACGCGCGTGGCTTGCTCGTGGATGCCTACGTTCCCGGCGTGCCCGGGGGCACGGGTGAGGCGTTCGACTGGGCGATAGTGCCGCGTGATTTGCCGCTGCCACTGATCCTTTCCGGCGGCCTGCATCCGGGCAATGCGGCGCAGGCGGTGAAACAGGTTCGCCCCTGGGCGCTGGACGTATCCAGCGGGGTTGAAAGTACCAAGGGCGTAAAAGATCTGGCCAAGGTGGCCGCCTTTATCCGGGCGGTACATCTGGCTGCAACCGAGACGACTGATGAACGATAA
- the truA gene encoding tRNA pseudouridine(38-40) synthase TruA, with amino-acid sequence MVLCCIAGCDRLDFDGSRVLSRYALALEYDGRGFSGWQVQPQMPTVQAALAQAVSRMAGHPVRIFAAGRTDAGVHACRQVVHFDTEVQRPLTAWVRGVNSFLPPGVVVLWAKVVPDTFHSRFSAYARHYRYLLLSHPVRPALWAGRVGWVHQPLDLDAFTQAAALLLGTHDFSSFRAAECQAKTPVKTLHRLELSQQGNLLMVDFSADAFLHHMVRNLMGALLCVAKGSEKPEWITSLVAARNRTVAPPTFMPDGLYLTGVSYPAEFGLDTEPSERHGLI; translated from the coding sequence ATGGTGTTGTGCTGTATTGCTGGGTGCGATCGGCTTGATTTTGATGGGAGCAGGGTATTGAGCCGTTACGCATTGGCGCTTGAGTACGATGGTCGTGGTTTTTCCGGCTGGCAAGTCCAGCCACAGATGCCAACGGTACAGGCTGCGCTGGCGCAGGCCGTGTCGCGCATGGCGGGGCATCCGGTGCGAATCTTTGCGGCCGGGCGCACCGACGCTGGCGTGCATGCCTGCCGACAGGTGGTGCATTTCGATACCGAGGTCCAGCGCCCATTGACGGCCTGGGTGCGTGGGGTAAACAGCTTTTTGCCGCCCGGCGTGGTCGTGCTGTGGGCCAAGGTGGTACCCGATACCTTTCATTCGCGTTTTTCCGCCTATGCGCGGCATTATCGCTACCTGTTGCTGAGTCATCCGGTTCGTCCTGCCTTGTGGGCGGGCCGGGTCGGTTGGGTGCACCAGCCACTGGATCTGGATGCGTTCACGCAGGCGGCCGCCTTGCTGCTCGGGACGCATGATTTTTCCAGTTTCCGCGCGGCGGAGTGTCAGGCCAAAACCCCGGTCAAAACATTGCACCGGCTTGAGTTGAGTCAGCAGGGCAATCTGTTGATGGTCGATTTTTCCGCCGATGCCTTCTTGCACCACATGGTGCGCAATCTGATGGGGGCTTTGCTGTGCGTGGCCAAGGGGAGCGAGAAGCCAGAGTGGATTACTTCGCTGGTGGCTGCGCGCAATCGTACGGTTGCGCCGCCGACCTTCATGCCGGATGGCCTTTATCTGACCGGCGTCAGCTACCCGGCCGAATTCGGCCTTGATACCGAGCCTTCCGAGCGACACGGGTTGATCTGA
- a CDS encoding CbiQ family ECF transporter T component → MLSRLHPANWILCWLLVACWLHVLQPTPLVVSVSLLILLALYGDRRRWWRTLKRLRFLLFALVVVYGWSTPGMHVMAQSWAPSEEGLLLGALQALRLMGMLASLQLLMAILGRDRLFGGLYTLAAPLALFGLSRQRCALRLALTMDFAEALLAAPRPARDAWRAWLDGAGEEAPAPIRLSSLPFVGGQRWCCAVLLGAIGLILMGAGY, encoded by the coding sequence ATGTTGTCGCGGTTGCATCCGGCCAATTGGATCTTGTGCTGGCTGTTGGTGGCGTGCTGGCTGCATGTATTGCAGCCCACGCCACTTGTCGTTTCGGTCTCGCTGTTGATATTGCTTGCGCTGTACGGCGATCGCCGTCGCTGGTGGCGTACGCTCAAGCGGCTGCGCTTTTTGCTGTTCGCGCTCGTGGTGGTGTACGGCTGGAGTACGCCGGGTATGCACGTCATGGCGCAGAGTTGGGCGCCGAGTGAGGAAGGCTTGCTTCTGGGCGCGCTGCAGGCCTTGCGGCTGATGGGCATGCTGGCCAGTTTGCAGTTGCTGATGGCCATTTTGGGGCGTGATCGGCTGTTTGGCGGGCTTTACACGCTGGCCGCACCGCTGGCACTGTTCGGGTTGTCGCGTCAGCGTTGTGCGCTGCGTTTGGCGCTGACGATGGATTTTGCCGAAGCGCTACTCGCCGCGCCGCGCCCTGCACGCGATGCCTGGCGTGCCTGGCTCGACGGTGCCGGTGAGGAAGCGCCGGCGCCGATCCGTTTGTCCTCGTTGCCCTTTGTGGGTGGGCAGCGATGGTGTTGTGCTGTATTGCTGGGTGCGATCGGCTTGATTTTGATGGGAGCAGGGTATTGA
- a CDS encoding FimV family protein has product MMLASPWVTHAAGLGKLNVISGLGQPFRAEIDLTSVQAGEADSLAVSLASPEGYANAQVPYPPSSLGLRFNIDKRANGQYYVLVTSSQAVSEPFLGLLVELNWASGRIQREYSALIDPVGYGSAPARSAELPGRVVGKTSGSTSAAPVAIKQPRQAAPAKVAATAAPQDAPAEKAAGDAYTVRSGDTLSSVTRKVQPDGVSYEQVLVSLYRANPSAFDGNMNRLKRGKILRIPDREAIASVSRDEAAKEIRLQGEGWKNYRSQVANAVGKQQAADAGAGAASGKITAKVDDKGLAQGDASKDVLKLSKGGQAGDVQLKALQDEALARQKSLEEANQRVAELQKNVKDMEKALALKGLAGVSQAASAPVAAAVPAVEASVPAVVASEVVAAPVAASAVAEASPVAKKRKPVVVAAPVEEPSFFASLLDNPLAIGGGLAAVLLGAGGLFWARRRKPARFEDSFLTAGDLKPNTVIGGSGGAVISTQPTENSFLTDFSRQGLGTIDTDEVDPVAEAEVYMAYGRDAQAEEILRDALAKDGSRNEIRLKLLEIYAARKDKAAFEDVASSLFAQLNGQGPVWEQAAYMGRNLDAANPLYQPRQQAGVTAPLAVAGVVAAAGASVIDDLDLDLSADAPLPDVASFESAELVEPADAAQAADAFAPSEAMGSLDSALDDLDFDLGVSADALDEPAAATPEVESFLNAPTIPVELDLDADHELDFPLDLDLPGITSSAVESAAESEPLPVAELESDDDGLGFDFDFSEPAIASTLNAAVPEVDLSALDLNLGDIEAEDVDLAENDPVQTKIDLARAYLDMGDTEGAREILQEALGEGGEHHKQEAQRLLAEL; this is encoded by the coding sequence ATGATGCTTGCATCGCCTTGGGTGACCCATGCTGCCGGGCTTGGTAAATTGAATGTCATTTCCGGTCTGGGTCAGCCCTTTCGCGCTGAAATCGATTTGACCTCGGTGCAGGCGGGTGAAGCCGATTCGCTGGCGGTCAGCCTTGCATCGCCAGAAGGCTATGCCAATGCACAAGTGCCCTATCCGCCGTCGTCGTTGGGCTTGCGCTTCAATATCGATAAGCGTGCTAACGGTCAGTATTATGTACTGGTGACCTCCAGTCAGGCCGTGAGCGAGCCTTTCCTTGGCTTGCTGGTTGAACTCAACTGGGCATCGGGCCGCATTCAGCGTGAATACTCGGCACTGATTGATCCGGTGGGCTACGGCAGTGCGCCGGCCCGCTCGGCCGAGCTGCCGGGGCGTGTTGTCGGCAAAACCTCCGGGTCTACCAGTGCGGCACCGGTTGCGATCAAGCAGCCAAGACAGGCCGCGCCGGCCAAGGTTGCCGCCACGGCTGCACCGCAAGATGCACCGGCCGAAAAGGCCGCAGGCGATGCCTACACCGTGCGTAGCGGCGATACCTTGTCATCGGTGACGCGAAAGGTGCAGCCGGATGGCGTGAGTTACGAACAGGTGCTGGTCAGTCTGTACCGTGCCAATCCGTCAGCCTTCGATGGCAATATGAACCGGCTCAAGCGCGGCAAGATTTTGCGCATTCCTGATCGTGAGGCCATCGCCTCGGTGAGTCGCGACGAAGCCGCCAAGGAAATTCGCCTGCAGGGCGAGGGCTGGAAGAACTACCGTAGTCAGGTGGCTAATGCCGTCGGCAAGCAGCAGGCGGCGGACGCCGGTGCTGGCGCCGCCTCGGGCAAGATCACCGCCAAGGTCGACGACAAGGGCCTGGCGCAAGGTGATGCCAGTAAAGATGTGCTCAAGCTCTCCAAGGGGGGGCAGGCTGGCGACGTACAGTTGAAGGCGTTGCAGGACGAGGCGCTGGCACGGCAGAAATCGCTTGAAGAGGCGAACCAGCGCGTTGCCGAACTGCAAAAGAACGTCAAGGACATGGAGAAAGCGCTGGCGCTCAAGGGGCTGGCAGGTGTGTCGCAAGCCGCTTCCGCACCGGTGGCTGCCGCAGTGCCGGCCGTAGAGGCTTCGGTTCCGGCGGTGGTGGCGTCCGAGGTGGTCGCGGCGCCCGTTGCGGCATCGGCCGTGGCCGAGGCGAGCCCGGTCGCCAAAAAACGCAAGCCGGTGGTTGTGGCTGCGCCGGTGGAAGAACCGTCGTTCTTCGCCTCGCTGCTCGACAATCCACTGGCCATTGGCGGTGGTTTGGCCGCGGTGCTGCTCGGAGCCGGGGGCTTGTTCTGGGCGCGCCGCCGCAAGCCGGCGCGGTTTGAAGACAGCTTCCTCACCGCTGGCGATCTCAAGCCCAATACCGTGATCGGTGGCAGTGGTGGTGCGGTCATCAGCACCCAGCCGACTGAAAACTCCTTCTTGACCGACTTCAGTCGTCAAGGGCTGGGCACTATCGATACCGATGAGGTCGATCCGGTCGCCGAGGCCGAGGTGTACATGGCCTACGGGCGGGATGCCCAGGCCGAGGAAATCCTCCGCGATGCGCTGGCCAAAGACGGCAGTCGCAACGAGATTCGCCTGAAGCTCCTGGAAATTTATGCAGCACGCAAGGACAAGGCGGCGTTTGAGGATGTGGCTTCGTCGCTCTTTGCCCAGCTCAATGGGCAGGGTCCGGTGTGGGAGCAGGCTGCGTACATGGGGCGCAATCTCGATGCGGCGAATCCGCTGTATCAGCCGCGTCAGCAAGCTGGCGTCACCGCGCCGTTGGCTGTGGCCGGGGTGGTTGCGGCGGCGGGCGCGAGCGTGATCGATGACCTCGATCTGGATCTGAGTGCCGATGCGCCGCTGCCGGATGTTGCATCGTTCGAGTCGGCCGAATTGGTCGAGCCAGCCGATGCTGCGCAGGCTGCTGATGCGTTTGCGCCATCCGAGGCGATGGGTTCGCTCGATTCGGCATTGGACGACCTTGATTTCGATCTGGGGGTGTCCGCTGATGCGCTGGATGAACCGGCTGCGGCAACGCCCGAGGTCGAGTCATTCCTGAATGCGCCGACCATCCCGGTTGAGCTGGATCTTGATGCCGATCACGAGCTCGATTTTCCGCTTGATCTTGACTTGCCTGGCATCACGTCTTCGGCGGTCGAATCGGCGGCGGAGAGCGAACCCTTGCCGGTGGCCGAGCTGGAGAGCGACGACGACGGTCTGGGCTTTGATTTCGATTTTAGCGAGCCGGCGATCGCGTCGACGCTGAACGCGGCGGTCCCTGAGGTCGATCTTTCCGCCCTGGATCTGAATCTGGGTGATATCGAGGCGGAGGATGTCGACCTTGCCGAGAATGACCCGGTGCAGACCAAAATTGATCTGGCCAGGGCCTATCTGGATATGGGCGATACCGAAGGCGCGCGCGAAATCCTGCAAGAGGCGCTGGGCGAAGGTGGCGAGCACCACAAGCAGGAGGCGCAGCGTCTGCTTGCCGAGCTCTGA
- the gluQRS gene encoding tRNA glutamyl-Q(34) synthetase GluQRS: MPVYRGRFAPSPTGDLHLGSLLAAVASYLEARVAGGEWLLRIEDLDPPRIVPGAADRILQILDAYGFEWDGPVRYQSERGDLYLAEIERLKSTGWLYGCACTRKEIAAIAHAGIDGPVYPGTCRTGLAGGRMARAWRLRVGEAVVDFEDAVQGWRRQDLVREVGDFALLRADGLVAYQLAVVVDDAAQGITHVVRGADLLDSTPRQCYLQQRLGYLRPAYAHIPVLVNAQGEKLSKQTLAAPLQAGLAVHSLVAALALLRQLPPQDLNRASLAEVWQWARSHWRIDALAGVKSITMQGVDTGF; encoded by the coding sequence CTGCCGGTTTACCGTGGTCGATTCGCGCCCAGTCCAACCGGTGATTTGCATCTGGGTTCCTTGCTGGCGGCGGTGGCGAGCTATCTCGAGGCGCGCGTTGCCGGCGGAGAATGGTTGTTGCGAATCGAGGATCTCGATCCGCCGCGCATCGTCCCGGGTGCCGCTGATCGGATTTTGCAGATACTCGATGCCTATGGTTTCGAGTGGGATGGCCCGGTGCGCTATCAGAGCGAACGTGGCGATCTCTATCTGGCTGAAATCGAGCGCTTGAAGTCGACTGGCTGGCTGTATGGCTGTGCCTGTACTCGTAAGGAAATCGCCGCAATCGCGCATGCCGGGATCGATGGTCCGGTGTATCCGGGTACCTGTCGCACCGGTTTGGCGGGGGGGCGTATGGCGCGCGCCTGGCGCCTGCGGGTGGGTGAGGCGGTGGTGGATTTTGAGGATGCGGTGCAGGGTTGGCGTCGGCAGGATCTGGTGCGGGAGGTGGGCGATTTCGCGCTGCTTCGCGCCGACGGCTTGGTGGCGTACCAGTTGGCAGTGGTTGTGGATGACGCGGCGCAGGGGATTACCCATGTGGTGCGCGGCGCCGATCTGCTCGACTCGACGCCGCGGCAATGCTATTTGCAGCAAAGGCTTGGCTATCTTCGGCCGGCTTATGCGCATATCCCGGTGTTGGTCAATGCGCAGGGCGAGAAATTGAGCAAGCAGACGCTGGCGGCGCCCCTGCAGGCCGGGCTGGCTGTCCACAGCCTTGTGGCGGCCTTGGCGCTGCTGCGTCAGTTGCCACCCCAAGACCTAAATCGCGCTTCGCTTGCCGAGGTGTGGCAGTGGGCCAGGTCGCATTGGCGTATCGACGCGCTGGCCGGGGTGAAGTCGATCACAATGCAGGGCGTTGATACCGGGTTCTGA
- the fdxA gene encoding ferredoxin FdxA, with translation MTYVVTDACVKCKYTDCVDVCPVDCFREGPNFLVIDPDECIDCTLCVAECPVEAIYAEDDVPAEMQDYIALNAELSQAWPAIVEKKDPLPDHDTWAAVVGKLDQLER, from the coding sequence ATGACCTACGTTGTTACCGACGCCTGTGTGAAGTGCAAATACACCGACTGCGTTGATGTCTGCCCGGTGGATTGCTTCCGTGAAGGCCCGAATTTCCTGGTAATCGACCCCGATGAGTGCATCGATTGCACCCTGTGTGTCGCCGAATGCCCGGTCGAGGCCATCTACGCCGAAGATGATGTCCCCGCCGAGATGCAAGACTACATCGCACTGAACGCCGAGCTTTCCCAAGCGTGGCCGGCCATCGTCGAAAAGAAAGACCCGCTGCCGGATCACGACACCTGGGCCGCTGTCGTCGGCAAGCTCGACCAGCTCGAACGCTAA
- the rpsF gene encoding 30S ribosomal protein S6 has product MRHYEIVFIVHPDQSEQVPAMVERYKALISTGNGTVHRLEDWGRRQLAYPIQKIHKAHYVLMNVEIGQETLDELEHAFKFNDAVLRHLIIKADHAVTEASPMMKEEKSKSLTAPAQEGQAAA; this is encoded by the coding sequence ATGCGACACTATGAAATCGTATTTATCGTGCACCCGGACCAAAGCGAGCAAGTGCCCGCAATGGTCGAGCGCTATAAGGCACTGATCAGCACCGGCAACGGTACGGTTCATCGCCTGGAAGACTGGGGCCGCCGTCAACTGGCTTACCCGATCCAGAAAATCCACAAGGCACATTACGTGCTGATGAACGTCGAAATCGGCCAGGAAACCCTGGACGAACTCGAACACGCGTTCAAGTTCAACGATGCTGTGCTGCGCCACCTCATCATCAAGGCAGATCACGCTGTAACCGAAGCGTCGCCGATGATGAAGGAAGAGAAGTCGAAGTCGCTGACCGCTCCTGCACAAGAAGGCCAGGCTGCCGCCTAA